The following nucleotide sequence is from Phycisphaerales bacterium.
GGGCGGTGGGGGACCGGGCCATCGGCCCGGACGGGCCCTCGGGCGTGCCCGCCACCGTCGGCGACCTCTGGCACATCGGCTCGTGCGCCAAGGCCGTGACCGCGACGCTGCTTGCCACCTACGTCGCCGAGGGCAAGCTTGCGTGGACCGACACGCTCGTCGAGGCGCTGCCCGAACTTGCCGACGAGATGAGCGAGACGGCCGCCAGCGCGACGATCGCCGATCTCCTGCGCCATCGGGCGGGGCTGCCGCCGAACCCAACGGGCGTCCTGATGCTCCGACTGTTCGAAGAAGAGGCACGCACCGGACGAGAGGCCGCGATCCTCGAAGCGCTGGCCGAAGCGCGCGATGCGCCCGGGCCGGGGGAGCCATCGCGGTACTCGAACTTCGGGTACATGGTGGCGGGCGTGATCGCCGAGCGCCTGGGTGGCAGAGCGTACGAGGACCTGGTCTTCGAGCGCGTGCTCGCGCCGCTGGGCGTCCGAGCACACGACTTCGGGTTTGGTCCGCCGCCCGCCGGTGAGGATGCGAGCCAGCCCGAGCAGCCCATGGGCCACCGACGGCGACCGGACGAGTCCTGGGTTGCCCAGTTGCCCGTTCGCCAACGCGGGCAGTTGCCTTCGGACAACCCGCCGGCGTTCGGCCCCGCGGGCACGATGCACATGTCGCTCGATGCGTGGGGGCGGTTCTGCATGGCCCATGCGCGGGGCGATGACCTGGCCGACGGCGAGCGTGACGCCCTGGGGCTGCGCCGCGAGGACTACGCCGAGTTGCACAGGCCCGTCGAGACCTTCGCCTGTGGCTGGGTCGTCTCTCAACGTGGCTGGGCGGGCGACGGCGAGGGGGGTGGTCGCACCCTGAGTCACAACGGCAGCAACACGCTGTGGTTCGCCACTGCGTGGATTGCACCC
It contains:
- a CDS encoding serine hydrolase domain-containing protein — translated: MTARRPILTAIVALSALLFMTAPALGQESTPLEGIEAIRSQLGVPALAAHGVRWDGDHAITAGPWAVGDRAIGPDGPSGVPATVGDLWHIGSCAKAVTATLLATYVAEGKLAWTDTLVEALPELADEMSETAASATIADLLRHRAGLPPNPTGVLMLRLFEEEARTGREAAILEALAEARDAPGPGEPSRYSNFGYMVAGVIAERLGGRAYEDLVFERVLAPLGVRAHDFGFGPPPAGEDASQPEQPMGHRRRPDESWVAQLPVRQRGQLPSDNPPAFGPAGTMHMSLDAWGRFCMAHARGDDLADGERDALGLRREDYAELHRPVETFACGWVVSQRGWAGDGEGGGRTLSHNGSNTLWFATAWIAPEKDWVMLATTNAAGASAPLACDRAIGVALDALRETNSPSSGGQARPEQGEDESGQ